Proteins encoded by one window of Halorubrum ruber:
- a CDS encoding helix-turn-helix domain-containing protein, with product MSDPEIEDLVGDTSPSFEHVLSCVFGVRDHESRAYLELLEYPGSTVSELADALDRDRSNVNRSLSTLREKGLVERRRRLLDSGGYVYQYTATPVPEAKRRLHDALDEWVADVHDAIDGFDPDDR from the coding sequence ATGAGCGATCCCGAGATCGAGGACCTCGTCGGCGACACCTCGCCTTCCTTCGAGCACGTCCTCTCCTGCGTCTTCGGCGTACGCGACCACGAGAGCCGCGCGTACCTCGAACTGCTCGAGTACCCGGGCAGCACCGTCTCGGAACTGGCCGACGCGCTCGACCGCGACCGGTCGAACGTGAACCGGTCGCTGTCGACCCTGCGGGAGAAGGGGCTCGTCGAGCGCCGGCGGCGGCTGCTCGACTCCGGCGGCTACGTCTACCAGTACACCGCGACTCCGGTCCCGGAGGCCAAGCGCCGACTCCACGACGCGCTCGACGAGTGGGTCGCGGACGTCCACGACGCGATCGACGGGTTCGACCCGGACGATCGCTGA
- a CDS encoding DUF5828 family protein: protein MEESISGFKVRGDWGDVVEHGERIALALREVGVDGDAYYEFDEWRPKTHERIDEDVSEKTAAQASVDEGKGERAGQSPGDDLQTAGEKLTESYEKVEENDTESARESWGESIEHVARAADSASRKALRKVEDAVYRNVMTQMAPYYFDNELVSANIQEVARAEDGETFVFEVNVNDDELKTEVSEVLGEYESEIDRWHVETEKRTDDIAAAEGVEPPAEEGGPDSTTT, encoded by the coding sequence ATGGAAGAGAGCATCTCCGGGTTCAAGGTGCGCGGCGACTGGGGAGACGTCGTCGAACACGGCGAGCGGATCGCCTTGGCGCTCCGGGAGGTCGGCGTCGACGGCGACGCCTACTACGAGTTCGACGAGTGGCGTCCCAAGACCCACGAGCGCATCGACGAGGACGTCTCGGAGAAGACCGCGGCGCAGGCGTCCGTCGACGAGGGGAAAGGCGAGCGCGCGGGGCAGTCGCCCGGCGACGACCTCCAGACGGCCGGCGAGAAGCTCACGGAGTCCTACGAGAAGGTCGAGGAGAACGACACGGAGAGCGCCCGCGAGAGCTGGGGGGAGTCGATCGAGCACGTCGCCCGCGCGGCCGACTCCGCCAGCCGGAAGGCGCTCCGGAAGGTGGAAGACGCCGTCTACCGCAACGTGATGACCCAGATGGCGCCGTACTACTTCGACAACGAGCTCGTCAGCGCCAATATCCAGGAGGTCGCCCGCGCCGAGGACGGCGAGACGTTCGTCTTCGAGGTGAACGTCAACGACGACGAGCTGAAAACGGAGGTCTCCGAGGTCCTCGGCGAGTACGAGTCCGAGATCGACCGCTGGCACGTCGAGACCGAGAAGCGGACCGACGACATCGCGGCGGCCGAGGGCGTCGAGCCGCCCGCCGAGGAGGGCGGCCCGGACTCGACGACGACGTGA
- a CDS encoding cupin domain-containing protein has product MGYRVVDVDSVDPEPDRPCECRKLSEPGGLDAAAINRFRAEPGEQLPLAYHYHETQQEAFYVLDGTLSVETPEETYEIPADDLFVVDPESPQRAYNPADADAPVTVLAIGAPPADGDAVAYDPDDE; this is encoded by the coding sequence ATGGGATATCGCGTCGTCGACGTCGACTCGGTCGACCCGGAGCCGGACCGACCGTGCGAGTGCCGGAAGCTCTCCGAGCCGGGCGGCCTCGACGCCGCGGCGATCAACCGATTCAGGGCCGAGCCGGGCGAGCAGCTCCCGCTCGCGTACCACTACCACGAGACGCAACAGGAGGCGTTCTACGTGCTCGACGGGACGCTCTCGGTGGAGACGCCCGAGGAGACCTACGAGATTCCCGCGGACGACCTGTTCGTCGTCGACCCCGAGAGCCCGCAGCGCGCGTACAACCCGGCCGACGCCGACGCCCCCGTCACCGTGCTCGCGATCGGCGCGCCGCCGGCCGACGGCGACGCGGTCGCCTACGACCCGGACGATGAGTGA
- a CDS encoding carbon starvation CstA family protein: protein MTSVIWIVVAVLGTFTVGYMGYSRYLSQFVDLDDERETPAHKYEDGQEYVPSKKPVLLGHHFSSIAGGAPIVGPITAGAIWGWVPALLWVAIGNPLMGAVHDFISLSSSIRHEGRSIGYIVGQYVGERGKNLLLWFAFLTIILVVAVFALVVGIVLNAFPSAATASFVYIGLAVVFGVYLYQLDGPFIPGTVVFVAGVFAGVWVGIQYPFAFFQLAGDASHAAGTFVLFEGSTGSWVPGAGALGGNTAAWVPVILIYAVIASALPVWTLLQPRDYLSSFLLYAGVGGALVAIIVGTVLGTSSQPLVVDSSIQPFQGFMGVDSRAPYPLFPMLFVTIACGTISGFHSLVSSGTTAKQLNKESDARLIGYGGMLGEGLLAATALSALAIAGFASDAAAGGIGGALPNFATGGGIILTSLNIPTAYGAPFMALVLVSFLLTSTDTAARLGRYMMEEIVGTKGTQSETGFAGGIGSFARGRYTNPVIQGLIAYALVISGEWATLWALFGSANQLLAALALLTGTVWLANWDETKQLVSTGVPMAIMVVITVIALAFLAGYQWFFVNLVQGGVTGIGGQISMVVRIVLAAVLVYLALSLVRIGYSNITSVRGGDRPAAEPSDD from the coding sequence ATGACAAGTGTAATTTGGATCGTCGTTGCCGTGCTGGGCACGTTCACCGTGGGGTACATGGGGTACTCGCGGTACCTCTCGCAGTTCGTCGACCTCGACGACGAGCGGGAGACGCCGGCACACAAGTACGAAGACGGACAGGAGTACGTACCGTCGAAGAAGCCGGTACTACTGGGGCATCACTTCTCGAGCATCGCGGGCGGCGCGCCGATCGTCGGCCCGATCACTGCGGGGGCGATCTGGGGATGGGTCCCCGCGCTGCTGTGGGTCGCGATCGGGAACCCGCTGATGGGCGCGGTCCACGACTTCATCTCGCTGTCGAGCTCGATCCGCCACGAGGGGCGCTCGATCGGTTACATCGTCGGGCAGTACGTCGGGGAACGCGGCAAGAACCTGCTGCTGTGGTTCGCGTTCCTCACGATCATCCTCGTCGTCGCCGTGTTCGCGCTGGTCGTCGGGATAGTGTTGAACGCGTTCCCGTCGGCGGCGACCGCGAGCTTCGTGTACATCGGGCTCGCGGTCGTGTTCGGCGTGTACCTCTACCAGCTCGACGGGCCGTTCATTCCCGGGACCGTCGTGTTCGTCGCCGGCGTGTTCGCCGGCGTGTGGGTCGGCATCCAGTACCCGTTCGCGTTCTTCCAGCTGGCGGGCGACGCCTCCCACGCCGCGGGCACGTTCGTCCTCTTCGAGGGGAGCACGGGTTCGTGGGTTCCCGGCGCGGGCGCGCTCGGCGGCAACACGGCCGCGTGGGTGCCCGTCATCCTGATATACGCGGTGATCGCCAGCGCGCTCCCGGTCTGGACGCTGCTCCAGCCGCGCGACTACCTGTCGTCGTTCCTGCTGTACGCGGGCGTCGGCGGCGCGCTGGTGGCGATCATCGTCGGCACGGTGCTCGGAACGTCCTCGCAGCCGCTCGTCGTCGACAGCAGCATCCAGCCGTTCCAGGGGTTCATGGGGGTCGACAGCCGTGCGCCGTATCCGCTGTTCCCCATGCTGTTCGTGACGATCGCCTGCGGGACGATCAGCGGCTTCCACTCGCTCGTCTCCTCGGGGACGACGGCCAAGCAGCTGAACAAGGAGAGCGACGCCCGGCTCATCGGCTACGGCGGCATGCTCGGTGAGGGGTTACTCGCCGCGACGGCGCTGTCCGCGCTCGCCATCGCCGGGTTCGCGTCCGACGCCGCGGCCGGCGGCATCGGCGGCGCGCTGCCGAACTTCGCGACCGGCGGCGGGATCATCCTCACGAGCCTGAACATCCCCACCGCGTACGGCGCTCCCTTCATGGCGCTGGTGCTCGTGAGCTTCCTGCTCACCTCCACGGACACGGCCGCGCGGCTCGGCCGCTACATGATGGAGGAGATCGTCGGGACGAAGGGGACCCAGAGCGAGACCGGCTTCGCGGGCGGCATCGGTTCGTTCGCCCGCGGTCGGTACACGAATCCTGTCATTCAGGGGCTCATCGCGTACGCGCTGGTCATCTCCGGCGAGTGGGCGACCCTGTGGGCGCTGTTCGGGAGCGCGAATCAGCTGCTCGCCGCGCTCGCGCTGCTCACCGGAACCGTCTGGCTCGCCAACTGGGACGAGACGAAACAGCTCGTCAGCACGGGCGTGCCGATGGCGATCATGGTCGTGATCACCGTGATCGCCCTGGCGTTCCTGGCGGGGTATCAGTGGTTCTTCGTCAACCTCGTTCAGGGCGGCGTCACCGGCATCGGCGGCCAGATATCGATGGTCGTCCGCATCGTCCTCGCGGCCGTCCTCGTCTACCTCGCGCTGTCGCTCGTGCGCATCGGCTACAGCAACATCACGAGCGTCCGCGGCGGCGACCGGCCCGCGGCGGAGCCGAGCGACGACTGA
- a CDS encoding RNA-guided endonuclease InsQ/TnpB family protein, which produces MEDVIRTVKVKLDVPEGRCDDLHQTKEQFLHCANTTAAWAWRHPDEHCVTSKQQAETALYDRLRNETELTANLVQKGIRRAIEATKSGVARLKKGETTSQPQFDAWSVVYDKRSATFHRDHVSLSTVNGRVECEYVIPDDPEETPIGEYLLNEDYEFRMSTLQYDRSSEAFYLHARMRRTTDEQDENKQPTAASSDAEHRTVLGVDLNVDGSLAVTSTGAFIGNADEMNHRRREFEKTRGSMQQTGTRSAHLSIQSMDDREHRWIQDELHRASNQILDEARNHGCTHIAFEDLTDIRDRMAGAKRFHAWAFRRLYEYVEYKAEMLEIEVEQVSPAYTSQRCSRCGFTHERNRGSKHQFACQKCDYELNADYNASKNIARKLLKRLHSGQTSSDGGAPCQCALKSGTLNLKGGFTASVDSTTEGESTDKPTTSVVGH; this is translated from the coding sequence ATGGAGGATGTGATTCGCACCGTCAAAGTCAAACTTGACGTGCCCGAGGGGCGGTGCGACGACCTCCATCAGACGAAAGAGCAGTTCCTCCACTGTGCGAACACGACCGCAGCATGGGCGTGGCGACACCCGGACGAGCACTGCGTCACCTCAAAACAACAAGCCGAAACCGCGCTTTACGACCGACTTCGCAATGAAACGGAGCTGACTGCGAACCTCGTTCAGAAGGGGATTCGACGCGCTATCGAGGCCACAAAAAGCGGTGTTGCCCGACTCAAAAAGGGCGAAACCACTAGTCAGCCGCAGTTCGACGCGTGGAGCGTCGTCTACGACAAGCGTTCCGCGACGTTCCACCGCGACCACGTCTCCCTTTCGACGGTGAACGGGCGTGTCGAGTGTGAGTACGTGATTCCTGACGATCCTGAGGAGACACCGATCGGCGAGTACCTACTGAACGAGGACTACGAGTTCCGGATGTCCACGCTCCAGTACGACCGCTCGAGCGAGGCGTTCTACCTCCACGCGCGAATGCGCCGCACCACGGACGAGCAGGACGAGAACAAACAGCCCACGGCTGCTTCTTCTGACGCCGAGCACAGAACAGTCCTTGGCGTCGATCTGAACGTGGACGGCTCGCTCGCCGTGACGTCGACGGGTGCGTTCATCGGGAACGCCGACGAGATGAATCATCGACGCCGCGAGTTCGAGAAGACGCGCGGGTCGATGCAACAGACGGGTACGCGGTCGGCGCACCTGTCGATCCAGTCGATGGACGACCGAGAACACCGCTGGATACAGGACGAACTCCACCGCGCCTCGAACCAGATTCTCGACGAAGCTCGCAACCACGGGTGTACGCACATCGCGTTCGAGGATCTGACAGACATCCGCGACCGGATGGCTGGTGCGAAGCGATTCCACGCGTGGGCGTTCCGACGCTTATACGAGTACGTCGAGTACAAAGCGGAGATGCTCGAGATTGAAGTCGAGCAGGTGAGTCCCGCATATACGTCTCAGCGGTGTTCGAGGTGCGGCTTCACACACGAGAGAAATCGGGGGTCGAAACACCAGTTCGCGTGTCAGAAGTGCGACTACGAGCTGAACGCGGACTACAACGCGAGCAAGAACATCGCTCGGAAACTGTTGAAACGACTCCATTCGGGGCAGACGTCTTCGGATGGAGGCGCACCCTGTCAGTGTGCGCTAAAGTCAGGGACGCTGAACCTGAAGGGCGGATTCACCGCCAGCGTCGATTCGACGACAGAAGGGGAGTCCACTGACAAGCCCACGACTTCAGTCGTGGGTCACTGA
- a CDS encoding ArsA family ATPase: MEQFVFFGGKGGVGKTTVSCAYAHRCARDGVRTLVVSTDPAHSVSDVFDQQFGDEPESVAGVEGLDAMEIDPEDEMQRHLDEIREALSEQVSAAMVSEINRQLEMSHGTPGAYESALFDAFVDVMRTESEPYDRVVFDTAPTGSTLRLLGLPEFLGDWIDRLLYKRKQSIDLFEKAAVGDMEPRRLLEGDPVIERLQRRKEFFEYAGETMRNEAAFFLVFNPDQLSVNETARAIEGFTDRDLRVRGLVANKLTPSPDEDEEGRGARYLREKVETERERLAQVREGFDPPLVAEIESRTTEVRGDVLADVAASLDVEPSVTHD; encoded by the coding sequence ATGGAGCAGTTCGTCTTCTTCGGCGGCAAGGGCGGCGTCGGAAAGACCACCGTCTCGTGCGCGTACGCCCACCGCTGCGCCCGCGACGGGGTGCGAACGCTCGTCGTCTCCACCGACCCGGCACACTCCGTGTCGGACGTGTTCGACCAGCAGTTCGGCGACGAGCCGGAATCGGTCGCGGGCGTCGAGGGGCTGGACGCGATGGAGATCGACCCCGAAGACGAGATGCAGCGGCATCTCGACGAGATCCGCGAGGCGCTCTCGGAGCAGGTGTCGGCCGCGATGGTCTCGGAGATCAACCGCCAGCTGGAGATGTCCCACGGGACGCCCGGCGCGTACGAGTCGGCGCTGTTCGACGCGTTCGTCGACGTGATGCGCACGGAGAGCGAGCCGTACGACCGCGTCGTCTTCGACACCGCGCCCACGGGCTCGACGCTGCGGCTGCTCGGGCTCCCGGAGTTCCTCGGCGACTGGATCGACCGGCTGCTGTACAAGCGCAAGCAGTCGATCGACCTGTTCGAAAAGGCCGCGGTCGGGGACATGGAGCCCCGGCGCCTGCTGGAGGGCGACCCCGTGATCGAGCGGCTCCAGCGGCGCAAGGAGTTCTTCGAGTACGCCGGCGAGACGATGCGGAACGAGGCCGCCTTCTTCCTCGTGTTCAACCCCGACCAGCTCTCGGTCAACGAGACGGCGCGGGCGATCGAGGGGTTCACCGACCGGGACCTGCGAGTCCGCGGGCTGGTGGCGAACAAGCTCACGCCGTCGCCCGACGAGGACGAGGAGGGACGCGGCGCGCGCTACCTCCGCGAGAAGGTCGAGACAGAGCGCGAGCGACTCGCGCAGGTCCGCGAGGGGTTCGACCCGCCGCTCGTCGCCGAGATCGAGTCGCGCACGACGGAAGTCCGCGGGGACGTGCTCGCCGACGTCGCGGCCTCCCTCGACGTGGAACCGTCAGTGACCCACGACTGA
- a CDS encoding CobW family GTP-binding protein: MDDRIPVTVLSGGLGAGKTTLLNHLLRNAGDRDIAVLVNDMGDVNVDADLIAEESEVDVEGVTELSNGCICCELQDDLESAVVRLANERSFDALVVESSGISEPAPVARLFTTESRAAARYRVDALVTVIDTRQFLDAFAGDETPERRVDPDGAAVAGRGNDAAGDGRGNDGAGDGDADRPLSDLLVEQVEVSNLVVCNKADLCTDAEMDEAIDLVGALQPDAETVVAEFSAVDPDRILDVGLFDAGEVGDLPGWKRALTDANSGDHAHDGHDGDGARDHDGHDGDGDHTHDHDHRHPDEVYGVTSFTYRRRRPFHPDRIAALLRDLPDDVVRSKGTLWVAGTDQRQQVGQAGRSVRVEALGPWIASLPSVERDMLRSNRPDLEWDDDHGDRRTEFVVIGTGVDEAALVDRLDDALLTDDELAAFGDPGVGDDPADVDPAPFPAEQGGSTVLREP, encoded by the coding sequence ATGGACGACCGCATCCCGGTGACCGTGCTCTCGGGGGGACTCGGCGCGGGCAAGACGACCCTTCTGAACCACCTGCTCCGGAACGCCGGCGACCGCGACATCGCGGTCCTCGTCAACGACATGGGCGACGTGAACGTCGACGCGGACCTGATCGCGGAGGAGTCCGAGGTCGACGTCGAGGGCGTCACCGAGCTGTCGAACGGCTGTATCTGCTGTGAGCTGCAAGACGACCTCGAAAGCGCCGTGGTGCGGCTCGCGAACGAGCGCTCCTTCGACGCCCTGGTCGTCGAGTCCTCGGGCATCTCCGAGCCCGCGCCGGTCGCGCGGCTGTTCACGACCGAATCGCGCGCGGCAGCGCGGTACCGCGTCGACGCGCTGGTGACCGTGATCGACACGCGCCAGTTCCTCGACGCGTTCGCCGGCGACGAGACGCCGGAGCGGCGCGTCGATCCGGACGGCGCGGCCGTCGCCGGCCGCGGAAACGACGCCGCGGGCGACGGCCGCGGGAACGACGGCGCGGGCGACGGCGATGCCGACCGCCCACTCTCGGACCTCCTCGTCGAGCAGGTCGAGGTGTCGAACCTCGTCGTCTGTAACAAGGCGGACCTCTGTACCGACGCGGAGATGGACGAGGCGATCGACCTCGTGGGCGCGCTCCAGCCCGACGCGGAGACGGTCGTCGCGGAGTTCTCCGCGGTCGACCCGGACCGGATCCTCGACGTCGGGCTGTTCGACGCGGGCGAGGTCGGCGACCTCCCCGGCTGGAAGCGCGCGCTGACCGACGCCAATTCGGGCGACCACGCCCACGACGGGCACGACGGCGACGGCGCCCGGGACCACGACGGGCACGATGGTGACGGCGACCACACTCACGACCACGACCATCGTCACCCCGACGAGGTGTACGGCGTCACCTCCTTCACCTACCGACGCCGTCGGCCGTTCCACCCGGACCGGATCGCCGCCCTCCTCCGGGACCTCCCCGACGACGTGGTCCGCTCGAAGGGGACGCTGTGGGTGGCCGGCACCGACCAGCGCCAGCAGGTCGGGCAGGCCGGGCGGTCGGTCCGCGTCGAGGCGCTCGGCCCGTGGATCGCGAGCCTCCCGTCGGTCGAGCGCGACATGCTGCGCTCGAACCGCCCGGACTTGGAGTGGGACGACGACCACGGCGACCGGCGGACCGAGTTCGTCGTCATCGGCACCGGGGTCGACGAGGCCGCGCTCGTCGACCGGCTCGACGACGCGCTCCTGACGGACGACGAGCTCGCGGCGTTCGGCGACCCGGGCGTCGGCGACGACCCTGCCGACGTCGACCCCGCCCCGTTCCCGGCCGAGCAGGGCGGGTCGACGGTGCTCCGCGAGCCATGA
- the upp gene encoding uracil phosphoribosyltransferase, with amino-acid sequence MTIEDRDDAHLITHALATDTLSRLRDVETEQVAFRKGLVKLGRICGYEIIDGAMETEYVPVETPLAETTGERVKGLDDVVIINVLRAATPFVEGLLKAFPRAKQGVISAGRDEEAGMTADGEFPITIDYVKLPEIRPEDTVIVADPMLATGSTMVAVLDHVLDEADEFEDLFVLSAVSAPAGLVRVSEAVPEADLLTVAIDDRLDDDGFIVPGLGDAGDRAFRTV; translated from the coding sequence ATGACGATCGAAGACCGCGACGACGCGCACCTCATCACGCACGCGCTGGCGACGGACACCCTCTCGCGGCTGCGCGACGTCGAGACCGAGCAGGTCGCGTTCCGGAAGGGGCTCGTGAAGCTCGGCCGCATCTGCGGCTACGAGATCATCGACGGCGCGATGGAGACGGAGTACGTCCCCGTCGAGACCCCCCTGGCGGAGACGACCGGCGAGCGCGTGAAGGGGCTCGACGACGTGGTGATCATCAACGTCCTCCGCGCCGCGACCCCGTTCGTCGAGGGGCTGTTGAAGGCGTTCCCCCGCGCGAAGCAGGGAGTCATCTCCGCCGGCCGCGACGAGGAGGCCGGGATGACCGCGGACGGCGAGTTCCCGATCACCATCGACTACGTGAAGCTCCCCGAGATCCGGCCGGAAGACACCGTCATCGTCGCGGATCCGATGCTCGCGACGGGGTCGACGATGGTCGCCGTCCTCGACCACGTCCTCGACGAGGCCGACGAGTTCGAGGACCTCTTCGTGCTCTCGGCGGTCTCGGCGCCCGCCGGCCTCGTCCGCGTGAGCGAGGCCGTCCCCGAGGCGGACCTGCTGACGGTCGCCATCGACGACCGCCTCGACGACGACGGGTTCATCGTCCCCGGCCTCGGCGACGCCGGCGATCGGGCGTTCCGGACCGTCTGA
- a CDS encoding DUF7569 family protein: MSDAPTTEPCDACGEPTTDALSRTVRLSVDRANIDTQRLCPDCFADWIQRYQDRLGSGGDEGDDTSEIIVD, from the coding sequence ATGAGCGACGCGCCGACGACCGAGCCCTGCGACGCCTGCGGCGAGCCGACGACGGACGCGCTCTCGCGGACCGTCCGGCTGAGCGTCGACCGGGCGAACATCGACACCCAGCGGCTCTGCCCCGACTGCTTCGCCGACTGGATCCAGCGCTATCAGGACCGCCTCGGCTCCGGCGGCGACGAGGGCGACGACACCTCCGAGATCATCGTCGACTGA
- the thrC gene encoding threonine synthase: MDLAIDAPAPAAPDCAADGTWLACIECDETFAPFEDVRYTCDDCDGLLEVRYADPPTFDEFGAGAPSDGPDRGVWRYREALPFDLGVTLPEGDTPLHRVPRIEEAVGVDALRIKHEGMNPTGSFKDRGMTVGVRVAKELGVDALACASTGNTSAALAAYGGRGDMQTLVLLPAGKVAAGKVAQASLHGARILEVDGNFDACLDIVQELAARGEAYLLNSLNPFRLEGQKTIGFEILEEFYADYGTFPDRIVLPVGNAGNTSALYKGFRELVQSGALDVDDVPKLTGVQAEGAAPMVEAIEEGNDEIRRWEEVETRATAIRIGNPVNAPKAIPGIRNTNGTAVAVSDDEITAAQRHLASEGVGVEPASAASLAGLKKLRRSGVVDDDERVVCLTTGHLLKDPDAAYEAGGDPEPVPNDADAVLDHIRG; the protein is encoded by the coding sequence ATGGATCTCGCCATCGACGCCCCGGCCCCGGCGGCGCCCGACTGCGCCGCCGACGGGACGTGGCTCGCCTGCATCGAGTGCGACGAGACGTTCGCCCCCTTCGAGGACGTCCGGTACACCTGCGACGACTGCGACGGCCTGCTGGAAGTCCGGTACGCCGACCCGCCGACGTTCGACGAGTTCGGCGCGGGCGCGCCCTCCGACGGCCCGGACCGCGGCGTCTGGCGCTACCGCGAGGCGCTCCCCTTCGACCTGGGCGTCACCCTCCCCGAGGGAGACACCCCGCTCCACCGCGTCCCGCGCATCGAGGAGGCGGTGGGCGTCGACGCGCTCCGGATCAAACACGAGGGGATGAACCCCACCGGCTCGTTCAAGGACCGCGGGATGACCGTCGGCGTCCGCGTCGCGAAGGAACTCGGCGTCGACGCGCTCGCGTGCGCCTCCACCGGCAATACCTCGGCCGCGCTCGCCGCGTACGGCGGCCGCGGCGACATGCAGACGCTCGTCCTCCTCCCGGCCGGGAAGGTCGCCGCCGGCAAGGTCGCGCAGGCGAGCCTCCACGGCGCCCGGATCTTAGAGGTCGACGGCAACTTCGACGCCTGCCTCGACATCGTTCAGGAGCTGGCCGCCCGCGGCGAGGCGTACCTGCTCAACTCGCTGAACCCGTTCCGCCTGGAGGGACAGAAGACGATCGGCTTCGAGATCTTAGAGGAGTTCTACGCCGACTACGGGACGTTCCCGGACCGGATCGTCCTCCCCGTCGGCAACGCGGGCAACACCTCGGCGCTTTATAAAGGGTTCCGCGAGCTCGTCCAGTCGGGGGCGCTCGACGTCGACGACGTGCCCAAGCTCACCGGCGTGCAGGCCGAGGGGGCCGCGCCGATGGTCGAGGCGATCGAGGAGGGGAACGACGAGATCCGGCGCTGGGAGGAGGTCGAGACGCGCGCGACCGCGATCCGCATCGGCAACCCGGTCAACGCCCCGAAGGCGATCCCCGGCATCCGCAACACGAACGGCACCGCCGTCGCCGTGAGCGACGACGAGATAACGGCCGCGCAGCGCCACCTCGCCAGCGAGGGCGTCGGCGTCGAGCCCGCCTCCGCGGCGAGCCTCGCGGGCCTCAAGAAGCTCCGGCGCTCCGGCGTCGTCGACGACGACGAGCGGGTCGTCTGCCTGACGACCGGCCACCTCCTCAAGGACCCCGACGCCGCCTACGAGGCCGGCGGCGACCCGGAGCCCGTCCCGAACGACGCCGACGCGGTCCTCGACCATATCAGAGGATAA
- a CDS encoding hydroxyacid-oxoacid transhydrogenase, with product MSYERSVSAEPHELSPETVWEVQMPAVRVGAGAADELGYQLGQLGLDGDERGLIVTDSDLVSLGHVDRVADELAADGLDVDVYDGVEREPSIEAVRECIAFVREEMGDDGYDFYLGLGGGSCMDTAKATRAVIANGGDVLDYVAAPTGAGEDLTESGPPLILLPTTAGTGSEISPVAILSVPEKNIKEGISSPHVRADAAVLDPTLTTTLPPDLTAKTAMDALGHAIEGYTTHRYDDLLRPEDPADRPVYAGRTGFTEMFSEKAIDLLSSNVRRVVNNGDDVEARGAMLKGALFGAIAGLTAGASLAHAMAYPVGNNYHTYHGETIAALTPASTLGYNVASDPPRFAKVAEMLGADTSGMSTREAADEAREEFVRLQRDLNVLPSGLNELAGITDDDIGVLAESTVESQQRLLRCNPRPVTKEDAEAVFRDALHNWE from the coding sequence GTGAGCTACGAGCGCTCCGTCTCCGCCGAGCCGCACGAGCTCTCGCCCGAGACGGTCTGGGAGGTCCAGATGCCGGCGGTCCGCGTCGGCGCGGGCGCGGCCGACGAGCTCGGGTACCAGCTCGGTCAGCTCGGGCTCGACGGCGACGAGCGCGGGCTGATCGTCACCGACTCGGACCTCGTCTCGCTGGGCCACGTCGACCGCGTCGCGGACGAGCTGGCCGCCGACGGCCTCGACGTCGACGTGTACGACGGCGTCGAGCGCGAGCCCAGCATCGAGGCGGTCCGGGAGTGTATCGCGTTCGTCCGCGAGGAGATGGGCGACGACGGGTACGACTTCTACCTCGGGCTGGGCGGCGGGAGCTGCATGGACACCGCGAAGGCGACCCGCGCCGTCATCGCGAACGGCGGCGACGTGCTCGACTACGTGGCCGCGCCGACCGGCGCGGGCGAGGACCTCACCGAGTCCGGCCCGCCGCTGATCCTGCTGCCGACGACGGCGGGGACCGGCTCCGAGATCTCCCCCGTCGCGATCCTCTCGGTGCCGGAGAAGAACATCAAGGAGGGGATCTCCAGCCCGCACGTCCGCGCCGACGCCGCGGTGCTCGACCCGACGCTCACCACCACGCTGCCGCCGGACCTCACGGCGAAGACCGCGATGGACGCGCTCGGCCACGCGATCGAGGGGTACACCACCCACCGCTACGACGACCTGCTCCGGCCGGAGGACCCGGCCGACCGCCCGGTGTACGCCGGCCGGACCGGCTTCACGGAGATGTTCAGCGAGAAGGCGATCGACCTGCTCTCCTCGAACGTGCGCCGCGTCGTCAACAACGGCGACGACGTCGAGGCGCGCGGCGCGATGCTGAAGGGCGCGCTGTTCGGCGCGATCGCCGGGCTCACCGCCGGCGCGAGCCTCGCCCACGCGATGGCGTACCCCGTCGGCAACAACTACCACACCTACCACGGGGAGACGATCGCGGCGCTCACGCCCGCGAGCACCCTCGGCTACAACGTCGCCAGCGACCCGCCCCGGTTCGCGAAGGTGGCCGAGATGCTCGGCGCCGACACCTCGGGAATGAGCACCCGCGAGGCCGCCGACGAGGCCCGGGAGGAGTTCGTGCGGCTCCAGCGCGACCTCAACGTGCTCCCGAGCGGACTCAACGAGCTCGCCGGGATCACCGACGACGACATCGGCGTACTCGCCGAGAGCACCGTCGAGAGCCAGCAGCGACTCCTCCGGTGTAACCCGCGGCCCGTGACGAAGGAGGACGCCGAGGCGGTGTTCCGGGACGCGCTACACAACTGGGAGTAA